From the genome of Setaria viridis chromosome 1, Setaria_viridis_v4.0, whole genome shotgun sequence:
TGCTATGATAGCTTTCCTATGCTCTTCAGGAACATGACTCTTCATCGTCTCATAAAAGTAGAATTTAAGACCAGAGTAAGGGAAGATTCCATATAGTGATGGAGCTGAAGAACAACAAATCATAGTCAATAGAGGGTGAGTGTATTATAAACTGGATTTGAGGAAGCAGTGAAGTACAATATGTTCATACCCATGCCACGGTATAGGCCTTTCAATCCATTTTGTCTGTATATTGTTTTGACACAATCCCTGATCCCTTTGTAAACTTGTTCAGAGGGCATACATTCACTAAAACCGACATTCACTGCACCTTTTACCTGCATAGAGGATTACTAATTAGAAAAGTATTTACAATAGAAGGAAATGGGCTATACATTCATAAGAGTATGCTAGATAGATCCTATCAAACACAGCAATATCAGTCAAGTGATGCTGATCAGATCCTTGTGCAGAAAATATGCTGACCCATAGTACATCAAAGGTGACTTAAAACCCAACAGAAGAACCGCGGTTTTCCAGTTCAATGAAGGATGCAAGAAGGATTTGAACCAACCTGATAAGCCAACTTTGTGCGGACTAGATCAAGAGGGTATGTACATATGACAGCTGTTCCTCCAGCTATTGATCCGGCCATGAGATCAAGAACAGGCCCTTGCTCAACATTAGGAAAACCAAGAATGATCCACCGGCGGTATTCTTCATAGGCCATATAATGTAAAGCTGCATAAGGAACAATTCGAGCAACACTAGCTCCATTCCCCCTAAGGAAAGACAATTCAAAAGTCAAGCTCAAGAGTGCAACATGGATAGCGTACCATTTGTCATGCAAACTAGGAAGAGGCCAACCTGTAAAATCCTAAAATACCTTCTGTCCGATAGATTCTTTGGAAGGATCCAATCAATCCAGAACCATGAAACTCTGCTCTTCTTGTCTGAAAAGCTCCAACAGAATTTCAAATATCAGATGGCTGCTTCAGATTCGTGATGATATCAGTGATAACGAACAAAGTTTCATGATGACCATTTGC
Proteins encoded in this window:
- the LOC117849827 gene encoding mitochondrial carrier protein CoAc2 encodes the protein MDARAGEAAETSGRGVGGAALPLAVRELLAGGVAGGVAKTAVAPLERVKILFQTRRAEFHGSGLIGSFQRIYRTEGILGFYRGNGASVARIVPYAALHYMAYEEYRRWIILGFPNVEQGPVLDLMAGSIAGGTAVICTYPLDLVRTKLAYQVKGAVNVGFSECMPSEQVYKGIRDCVKTIYRQNGLKGLYRGMAPSLYGIFPYSGLKFYFYETMKSHVPEEHRKAIIAKLGCGSVAGLLGQTITYPIDVVRRQMQVQALSSSSLVGRGTFESLVMIVKQQGWRQLFSGLSINYLKVVPSVAIGFTVYDSMKVWLKVPSREETAVAVLTEERSNSAPIPSS